The Bacteroidia bacterium genomic interval CCACTCCCAAGAGAATAGCTTCCGACAAACGAGCTGCATAAGAAAAGGGTGCACTAACCTCATCTTTCCCTAAACAGGCATCCACAAACTGATGATAGTGATTAGCCTCATCCAGCTCAGGGAATTCGAGCTCTTCAAATTTACCGTCAATAAGTAGTTTCGGATAATCGATATGCGGAAGTAGCAAACGACCTTTCTCTCCTACAAACATAGCGCCCTGTCCCGGAAGTTTTTCCTTTTTGGGCATCTTCAAATCCTCATGCTTTTTCGGAGCCTTTTTCCCATCATACCAAATCCAGGTAAGACTATCAGTGGTATAAGGAGTTCCGGGAAATTCGTAGCTAACTTTGTTTCTTTCCGGATGGCCAAAACCTGTCGGCTTTCGACATTCACAACGCACGGTCTTAGGGACATCCAGGGCAAGAGCCGTATAAGGTGTATCAAAAATATGGACTCCCATATCTCCCAGAGTTCCACATCCATAATCCAATAACTTTCTCCAATTGCCCGGATGGTATATCTCCGCTTTATAAGACCTTTCCGGAGAAGTCCCTAACCATAAGTTCCAATCTAAATCGGCAGGAATCGGATCGCTCCCTTTAGGTGCTTTTCCATTATAGCCCCAATTTTTATTGGACCAGGCATGAACCGTATGTACTTTACCAATTATTCCTGATTGAATGAGTTTTGCTGTCCCCCGATATTGTTTCCAGGAATGAATCTGTATACCCATTTGAGTAATGAGTTGATTTTCCTCCGCCATTTTCCGCATGGCCCGTGCCTCCGAGACATGGTGTGTAAGGGGCTTCTGACAATAGACCGGTTTCCCCATTTCCATAGCCAACAAAGAAGCAGGTGCATGGGTATGATCCGGCGTGGAAACAATAACCGCATCTATCTCCTTCCCTACTTGATCAAAGAGTTTCCGATAATCTGCAAATAGCTTTGCCTTTGTATGTAGCTGCTTCGCTTTGTTCAGATTCCCAGCATCTACGTCGCAGAGAGCAACAACGTCTACTAATTCATGTTCGGATATCGATTTGAGGTCATAGCCTCCCATTCCCCCAACTCCAATATGAGTCGTCCTGAGTCGGGTATTTTTAGCGGATGCCCAAACAGAAGCGGGCAAAAATAAAGTTCCTGCCCCGAAGGCAGTGCTTTGCT includes:
- a CDS encoding Gfo/Idh/MocA family oxidoreductase, whose translation is MKRRSFLKQSTAFGAGTLFLPASVWASAKNTRLRTTHIGVGGMGGYDLKSISEHELVDVVALCDVDAGNLNKAKQLHTKAKLFADYRKLFDQVGKEIDAVIVSTPDHTHAPASLLAMEMGKPVYCQKPLTHHVSEARAMRKMAEENQLITQMGIQIHSWKQYRGTAKLIQSGIIGKVHTVHAWSNKNWGYNGKAPKGSDPIPADLDWNLWLGTSPERSYKAEIYHPGNWRKLLDYGCGTLGDMGVHIFDTPYTALALDVPKTVRCECRKPTGFGHPERNKVSYEFPGTPYTTDSLTWIWYDGKKAPKKHEDLKMPKKEKLPGQGAMFVGEKGRLLLPHIDYPKLLIDGKFEELEFPELDEANHYHQFVDACLGKDEVSAPFSYAARLSEAILLGVAANRFPGETLHWDNASSKFAEAEANQLLTAPYRSF